From the Terriglobales bacterium genome, one window contains:
- a CDS encoding oligopeptide transporter, OPT family codes for MSAASAAPPKKHVPFVPPTMEMKEFTFRAVFLGMLMTGVLGAANAYLGLKAGMTIAATYPAAVIAMAVLRLMKGSILEENIARTVGSIGESVAAGAVFTIPAFVLAGLWPGLGPERYWESVALMVIGGTLGILFVTLLRRVMVEDPELPFPESVAASQIHKAGQQGSTAAKILFANMGFGAVMYFLSQINLFWYIRSVTVRIPAMLSGLKIGRGASAPTVATGGMSVFNSPAISPAYLGVGYIIGPRLAALNFAGGVIAWGLLVPLLVYFLGPSLQASAPKGTTLDWAAMAGGVWYSIVRPIAVGGMLVGATFTLFRMRAQLLAGMKRAVSDLKKSAAAHAATDRTERDLNAKVVFLGVGAVLIAMFALYYFFIAGAGTLTASKVIAGAGVAALVMIVLGFFFAAVSGNLVGMIGSSNNPVSGLTLCTLVVAALLLVVLGVTGVGGVAAVLGVAAVVCVSSAVAGEMLQDLKVGHILGGTPSKMQIGDIFGIVVASLVLFFPLAILDKAYHFGSPALSAPQAGLMAMLAQGIVGGNMPWPLVVVGILMGLAMVMVQVKSPMLFSVGMYLPLETTFAIFVGGVIRWVTDKLRDRRGFNEAQKARVDNAGVLTASGLIAGEALCGIVIAAIIAHQLARGGPGTLFQLSLGNNWISGLIGLAVLVVVLIKLPLASAGRPEDPAPPTAIM; via the coding sequence ATGAGTGCTGCGTCCGCTGCTCCTCCCAAGAAACACGTCCCCTTCGTTCCTCCCACCATGGAGATGAAGGAGTTCACCTTCCGCGCCGTCTTCTTGGGCATGCTGATGACCGGCGTCCTGGGCGCGGCCAACGCCTACCTGGGCCTGAAGGCGGGCATGACCATCGCCGCCACCTATCCCGCGGCGGTGATCGCCATGGCGGTGCTGCGGCTGATGAAGGGCTCCATCCTGGAGGAGAACATCGCCCGCACCGTAGGCTCCATCGGCGAGTCGGTGGCGGCGGGAGCGGTGTTCACCATCCCGGCCTTCGTGCTGGCGGGGCTGTGGCCCGGGCTGGGCCCGGAGCGCTACTGGGAGTCGGTGGCGCTGATGGTGATCGGCGGCACCCTGGGCATCCTCTTCGTCACCCTGCTGCGCCGGGTGATGGTGGAGGACCCCGAACTGCCCTTCCCGGAATCGGTGGCGGCCTCGCAGATCCATAAGGCCGGACAGCAGGGCAGCACGGCCGCCAAGATCCTCTTCGCCAACATGGGCTTCGGGGCGGTGATGTACTTCCTCTCGCAGATCAACCTGTTCTGGTACATCCGCAGCGTCACCGTGCGCATCCCCGCCATGTTGAGCGGGCTGAAGATCGGGCGCGGCGCCAGCGCTCCCACCGTGGCCACGGGCGGCATGTCGGTCTTCAACTCGCCGGCCATCAGCCCGGCCTACCTGGGCGTGGGCTACATCATCGGGCCGCGCCTGGCGGCGCTCAACTTCGCCGGCGGCGTGATCGCCTGGGGCCTGCTGGTCCCGCTCCTGGTCTATTTCCTGGGGCCCAGCCTGCAGGCCAGCGCGCCCAAGGGCACCACCCTGGACTGGGCGGCGATGGCGGGGGGCGTCTGGTACTCCATCGTGCGTCCCATCGCGGTGGGCGGCATGCTGGTGGGCGCCACTTTCACGCTCTTCCGCATGCGCGCGCAGCTCCTGGCGGGCATGAAGCGCGCCGTCTCCGACCTGAAGAAGTCGGCGGCCGCTCACGCCGCCACCGACCGCACCGAGCGCGACCTCAACGCCAAGGTGGTCTTCCTGGGCGTGGGGGCGGTGCTGATAGCCATGTTCGCTCTCTACTATTTCTTCATCGCGGGCGCCGGCACCTTGACGGCTTCCAAGGTGATCGCCGGGGCCGGGGTCGCCGCCCTGGTGATGATCGTGCTCGGATTCTTCTTCGCCGCCGTCTCCGGCAACCTGGTGGGCATGATCGGCTCCTCCAACAACCCGGTCTCCGGCCTGACCCTGTGCACCCTGGTGGTAGCGGCGCTGCTGCTGGTGGTGCTGGGCGTGACCGGAGTGGGCGGCGTGGCCGCGGTGCTGGGGGTGGCCGCGGTGGTCTGCGTCTCCTCCGCCGTGGCGGGCGAGATGCTTCAAGACCTGAAAGTCGGCCACATCCTGGGGGGCACGCCCTCCAAGATGCAGATCGGCGACATCTTCGGCATCGTGGTGGCCTCGCTGGTGCTGTTCTTTCCCCTGGCCATCCTGGACAAGGCCTATCACTTCGGCAGCCCTGCGCTCTCCGCACCCCAGGCCGGCCTGATGGCCATGCTGGCGCAGGGCATCGTGGGCGGCAACATGCCCTGGCCCCTGGTGGTGGTGGGCATCCTCATGGGCCTGGCCATGGTGATGGTGCAGGTGAAGAGCCCCATGCTGTTCTCCGTGGGCATGTACCTGCCGCTGGAGACCACCTTCGCCATCTTCGTGGGCGGGGTGATCCGCTGGGTGACCGACAAGCTGCGCGACCGCCGCGGCTTCAACGAGGCCCAGAAGGCGCGCGTGGACAACGCCGGCGTGCTCACCGCCTCCGGTCTGATCGCGGGCGAGGCGCTGTGCGGCATCGTGATCGCCGCCATCATCGCGCACCAGTTGGCGCGCGGCGGGCCCGGCACCCTCTTCCAGCTTTCGCTGGGGAACAACTGGATCTCCGGCCTGATCGGGCTGGCCGTGCTGGTGGTGGTGCTCATCAAGCTGCCCCTGGCCAGCGCGGGGCGCCCGGAGGACCCGGCCCCGCCGACCGCCATCATGTGA
- a CDS encoding YggS family pyridoxal phosphate-dependent enzyme produces the protein MVDIALNVAQVRERMAQAARRTGRRPEDVTLMAVTKTVEPDRIREAYAAGLRLFGENRVQEFAGKAGELAALPSAAWHMIGHLQSNKAAKAAELFAGVDSVDSLHLAEKLDAAAEKLGKRLPVLLEINVGGEAAKSGLAAPSPELEAILAAAPRLAHLQIRGLMCIPPFTEDPQSARPFFRQLGALRVELAARKLPGVALDVLSMGMSHDFEVAIEEGSTCVRVGTAIFGERPGK, from the coding sequence GTGGTTGATATTGCTCTCAATGTCGCGCAGGTGCGCGAGCGCATGGCGCAGGCGGCGCGGCGCACCGGGAGGCGTCCCGAGGACGTCACCCTGATGGCGGTGACCAAGACGGTCGAGCCCGACCGCATCCGCGAGGCCTACGCCGCCGGCCTGCGCCTCTTCGGCGAGAACCGGGTGCAGGAGTTCGCCGGCAAAGCCGGCGAACTCGCGGCGCTCCCCAGCGCCGCCTGGCACATGATCGGCCACCTGCAGTCCAACAAGGCCGCCAAGGCGGCAGAGCTTTTCGCGGGGGTGGATTCGGTGGATTCGCTGCACCTGGCCGAGAAGCTGGACGCCGCCGCCGAGAAGCTGGGCAAGCGCCTGCCGGTGCTGCTTGAGATCAACGTGGGCGGCGAGGCCGCCAAGAGCGGCCTGGCCGCACCCTCGCCGGAACTGGAAGCCATCCTGGCGGCTGCGCCGCGGCTGGCGCATCTCCAGATCCGCGGGCTGATGTGCATCCCGCCCTTCACCGAGGACCCCCAGAGCGCGCGCCCCTTCTTCCGCCAGCTCGGCGCTTTGCGCGTTGAGCTGGCCGCGCGCAAGCTGCCCGGCGTCGCGCTGGATGTGCTTTCCATGGGGATGTCCCACGACTTCGAGGTCGCCATCGAGGAGGGCTCGACCTGCGTGCGAGTGGGCACCGCCATCTTCGGGGAAAGACCAGGAAAATGA
- a CDS encoding DUF167 domain-containing protein, whose amino-acid sequence MIPIRDTTAGATFSVKVHPRARKDAVTGEVGEALKVALTAPPAEGRANEALVEFLAELLQVPRASVTIAAGHSSRNKVVRVRGLSAAKVAERLFGKVTQ is encoded by the coding sequence TTGATCCCGATTCGCGACACCACCGCCGGCGCCACTTTCAGTGTTAAGGTGCATCCCCGCGCGCGGAAGGACGCGGTCACCGGCGAAGTGGGCGAGGCGCTCAAGGTCGCGCTGACCGCGCCGCCCGCCGAGGGCAGGGCCAATGAGGCGCTGGTGGAATTCCTGGCGGAGCTTTTGCAAGTGCCGCGCGCCTCCGTTACCATAGCCGCCGGCCATTCCAGCCGGAACAAGGTCGTCCGCGTGCGCGGCTTGAGCGCCGCGAAGGTGGCGGAGCGGCTTTTTGGCAAAGTGACTCAATGA
- a CDS encoding MFS transporter, translated as MSFAERLQDVRTGFERPFWVANLTEIFERLSYYGAFASLALYIQGKLNFSTQDTGTLTGLFGSAVWFLAIFGGAAADRLGFRRALSLAYLILATAYFLIGSIGAAWLAPVRNAVPLGLFVGCILILPALGVSLVKPCVVGTTARASKENVRSLGYSIYYTMVNIGGFFGPLVAFWAHRKLGVENVYRVAALSVFAMFFVVLFFFREPRKAGDAPPPSIGQVWHNFCVVVGKAWLVLPVVAIAIGLGIAMALRPGFAVPWWLWLGMLLAVLAGISRFMWFLVLFTGYWVVFWQQYISLPGYITAYIDPKAPVELILITDGLAVICLTLLVNYLTRKIPAFQAVILGTVITSLSWLVLAWRPTLWAAVLALFVLALGEIIQSPRYYEYISRLAPEGQQGTYMGFAFLPIGIGSLIGGWFGGRMFHVYGEVRHQPAHAWYAIVAVGLITAVVLFAYDRLLRPRPLPGTTPGVP; from the coding sequence GTGAGCTTTGCTGAGCGTCTGCAGGACGTCCGCACCGGCTTCGAGCGGCCCTTCTGGGTCGCCAACCTCACCGAGATCTTCGAGCGCCTCTCCTACTACGGCGCCTTCGCCTCGCTGGCTCTCTACATCCAGGGGAAACTGAATTTCTCGACCCAGGACACGGGGACGCTCACCGGCCTTTTCGGCAGCGCGGTGTGGTTTCTGGCCATCTTCGGCGGGGCCGCCGCCGACCGCCTGGGCTTCCGCCGCGCGCTTTCCCTGGCCTATCTCATCCTGGCCACCGCCTATTTTCTGATCGGCTCCATCGGGGCGGCGTGGCTGGCGCCGGTGCGCAATGCCGTGCCCCTGGGCCTGTTCGTGGGCTGCATCCTCATCCTGCCCGCCCTGGGTGTCTCCCTGGTGAAGCCCTGCGTGGTGGGGACGACGGCGCGCGCCTCCAAGGAGAACGTGCGCTCCCTGGGCTACTCCATCTACTACACCATGGTGAACATCGGCGGCTTCTTCGGGCCGCTGGTCGCGTTCTGGGCGCACCGCAAGCTGGGGGTGGAGAACGTGTACCGCGTGGCCGCGCTCAGCGTCTTCGCGATGTTCTTCGTGGTCCTGTTCTTCTTCCGCGAGCCGCGCAAGGCAGGCGACGCGCCTCCGCCGTCCATCGGCCAGGTGTGGCACAACTTCTGCGTCGTCGTGGGCAAGGCATGGCTGGTCCTGCCGGTGGTGGCCATCGCCATCGGCCTTGGCATCGCCATGGCCCTGCGGCCGGGCTTCGCCGTTCCCTGGTGGCTCTGGCTGGGGATGCTGCTCGCGGTGCTGGCCGGCATCAGCCGCTTCATGTGGTTCCTGGTGCTCTTCACCGGCTACTGGGTGGTCTTCTGGCAGCAGTACATCAGCCTGCCCGGGTACATCACCGCCTACATCGATCCCAAGGCCCCGGTCGAGCTCATCCTCATCACCGACGGGCTGGCCGTCATCTGCTTGACCTTGCTGGTGAACTACCTGACCCGCAAGATCCCCGCCTTCCAGGCAGTGATCCTGGGCACGGTGATCACCTCGCTCTCCTGGCTGGTCCTGGCCTGGCGGCCGACCCTGTGGGCCGCCGTGCTCGCACTCTTCGTGCTGGCGCTGGGCGAGATCATCCAGTCGCCGCGCTACTACGAGTACATCTCGCGGCTGGCGCCCGAGGGCCAGCAGGGCACCTACATGGGCTTTGCCTTCCTGCCCATCGGCATCGGCTCGCTGATCGGGGGCTGGTTCGGCGGACGGATGTTTCACGTGTACGGCGAAGTGCGGCACCAGCCCGCTCACGCCTGGTACGCCATCGTCGCCGTGGGCCTGATCACCGCCGTGGTGCTCTTCGCCTACGACCGCCTGCTGCGCCCGCGCCCGTTGCCGGGGACGACGCCGGGAGTTCCGTAG
- a CDS encoding DNA alkylation repair protein: MHRKQPASPVQVARHVRHVIDRGGSAPFAASAQRFFKETIQARGWRTAELRHVAGRIRRVLRREMGEDFLLAVADRLFGGRIHEEKHMAVMLLEKDAARLDEKAFRLFEGWLDRVRHWDEHDALVHNLLGPTVAAEPRRARRVLTWAGSKNRWRRRAACVALIRGVRQRRFFPEMQRVAARLLADRDDMVEKGLGWLLREAAKADPRRTVPFLMKIRSRASRLVLRTACETLPAATRRKVLATR; the protein is encoded by the coding sequence ATGCACCGCAAGCAGCCTGCCAGCCCGGTCCAGGTCGCGCGCCATGTCCGCCACGTCATCGATCGCGGCGGCTCGGCGCCCTTCGCCGCCTCCGCCCAGCGCTTCTTCAAGGAGACCATCCAGGCGCGCGGCTGGCGCACGGCGGAACTGCGGCACGTCGCCGGGCGCATCCGGCGGGTGCTGCGGCGGGAGATGGGCGAAGACTTCCTGCTGGCAGTCGCCGACCGGCTCTTCGGCGGCCGCATCCACGAAGAGAAGCACATGGCGGTCATGCTGCTGGAGAAGGACGCGGCCCGCCTGGATGAGAAAGCCTTCCGGCTGTTCGAGGGCTGGCTCGACCGGGTTCGGCACTGGGACGAGCACGACGCCCTCGTCCACAATCTGCTGGGCCCGACGGTGGCCGCCGAGCCGCGCCGCGCCCGGCGCGTGCTGACTTGGGCCGGCTCGAAGAACCGCTGGCGGCGCCGCGCCGCCTGCGTGGCCCTGATCCGCGGCGTCCGCCAGCGCCGCTTCTTCCCCGAGATGCAACGGGTGGCCGCGCGCCTGCTCGCCGACCGCGACGACATGGTGGAGAAGGGCCTGGGATGGCTGCTGCGCGAGGCCGCCAAGGCCGACCCCCGCCGCACCGTTCCCTTCCTCATGAAGATCCGCAGCCGCGCCTCGCGGCTGGTCCTGCGCACGGCCTGCGAGACTCTGCCCGCGGCCACGCGCCGCAAGGTCCTCGCCACGCGCTGA
- a CDS encoding Xaa-Pro peptidase family protein yields MDLAAIQAALREHKFDAWLFYDHHHRDPIAYHVLGLPESLFVTRRWYYLIPAQGEPQKLVHRIEAGHLDSLPGSKRQYSAWQELAENLKQMLAPYQTVAMQYSPNNLVFYVGLVDAGTVEVLRGLGKTVVSSGDLVARFEATWSEEQIQTHFAARDAIDRITAAAFQEIGRKVRNGGTHEFQMQQWIHEAFGREGLTDEDDPPIVAVNANAANPHYGPSAERSAPIREGDLVLLDVWAKQDKPAAVYYDITWMGFVGPSPSARHQEIFQIVRDARDAGVKKVVDTIAAGKRLCGWEVDDATRGVIERAGYGQYFVHRTGHSIATSVHGNGANMDNLEIHDERQVLPNSCFSIEPGIYLPEFGVRSEVNVLVRPGKAEVTGKIQQEIVII; encoded by the coding sequence ATGGACCTGGCCGCCATCCAAGCAGCCCTGCGCGAGCACAAGTTCGACGCCTGGCTCTTCTACGACCACCACCACCGCGATCCCATCGCCTACCACGTGCTGGGGCTGCCGGAGAGCCTGTTCGTCACCCGCCGCTGGTACTACCTCATCCCCGCCCAGGGCGAGCCGCAGAAGCTGGTGCACCGCATCGAGGCCGGGCACCTGGACTCCCTGCCCGGCAGCAAGCGCCAGTACTCCGCCTGGCAGGAACTGGCCGAGAACCTGAAGCAGATGCTGGCCCCCTACCAGACCGTGGCCATGCAGTACTCGCCCAACAACCTGGTCTTCTACGTGGGGCTGGTGGACGCGGGCACGGTGGAGGTGCTGCGCGGCTTGGGCAAGACCGTGGTCAGCTCCGGCGACCTGGTGGCGCGCTTCGAGGCCACCTGGTCGGAAGAGCAGATCCAGACGCACTTCGCCGCCCGCGACGCCATCGACCGTATCACCGCCGCCGCCTTCCAGGAGATCGGGCGGAAGGTTCGCAACGGCGGCACCCACGAGTTCCAGATGCAGCAGTGGATCCACGAGGCCTTCGGGCGCGAAGGCCTGACCGACGAGGACGACCCGCCCATCGTGGCGGTGAACGCCAACGCCGCCAACCCGCACTACGGGCCCTCGGCTGAGCGCTCCGCCCCCATCCGCGAGGGCGACCTGGTGCTGCTCGACGTCTGGGCCAAGCAGGACAAGCCCGCCGCCGTCTACTACGACATCACCTGGATGGGCTTCGTGGGCCCCAGCCCTTCCGCCCGCCACCAGGAGATCTTCCAGATCGTGCGCGACGCCCGCGACGCCGGGGTGAAGAAGGTGGTCGACACCATCGCCGCGGGCAAGCGGCTGTGCGGCTGGGAGGTGGACGACGCCACCCGCGGGGTCATCGAGCGCGCCGGCTACGGCCAGTATTTCGTGCACCGCACCGGGCATTCCATCGCCACCAGCGTGCACGGCAACGGCGCCAACATGGATAACCTGGAGATCCACGACGAGCGCCAGGTGCTGCCCAACTCCTGCTTCTCCATCGAGCCCGGCATCTACCTGCCCGAGTTCGGGGTGCGCAGCGAGGTCAACGTGCTGGTGCGCCCGGGCAAGGCCGAGGTCACCGGGAAGATCCAGCAGGAGATCGTGATCATCTAG
- a CDS encoding DUF6677 family protein: MAKPQPKNAEPEEQPEPATPPTPKAVAALLVGWFVPGAGHLLLRRWGRGALLLVSVFTMFFLGLAMEGRVYAFNTGDLLDILGFLGDVGAGGLYLLTRMMDWGKGAISLATAAYGTTFIIVAGLLNIISAVDAYHIAVGKKP, from the coding sequence ATGGCCAAGCCACAGCCCAAGAACGCGGAACCCGAAGAGCAGCCCGAGCCGGCGACTCCGCCCACGCCCAAGGCGGTGGCGGCGCTGCTGGTGGGATGGTTCGTGCCCGGCGCCGGACACCTGCTGCTGCGCCGCTGGGGACGGGGCGCGCTGCTGCTGGTTTCCGTCTTCACCATGTTCTTCCTGGGGCTGGCCATGGAGGGCCGGGTCTACGCCTTCAACACCGGCGACCTGCTCGACATCCTGGGCTTCCTGGGCGACGTGGGCGCCGGCGGCCTCTACCTGCTGACCCGCATGATGGACTGGGGCAAGGGCGCCATCAGCCTGGCCACCGCCGCCTACGGCACCACCTTCATCATCGTGGCCGGGCTGCTCAACATCATCAGCGCGGTCGACGCCTACCACATCGCCGTGGGGAAGAAGCCATGA
- a CDS encoding N-acetyltransferase — translation MASVEILDLRHFSSADLRPLLEVESQVWARLLCWDYRGSAEMILRYVDAKILPGYAAVENGHIKGYAFFVYEGSKGVIGDLFVGNGRRGNGGNGHNGGKGQNGHAELEHQLLTHVIATLQQSPGIHRIEAQLLVHPAGQVSRPFLDEGFRRYARLFMVLPLGGPEGFGAGPAPEEIEIRPWSEESFQAAATVITAAYYGHVDGEINDQYRSVSGSLRFLNNIVRFPGCGVFDPEASFVARHRPSRTLVGLILCSRVKDDVGHVTQVCVLPEYRGQGLGQHLIAASAQDLRRRKFDSLSLTVTEANGRAVALYQRLGFEVKRIFDAFVWEG, via the coding sequence ATGGCCAGCGTAGAGATCCTCGACCTCCGGCACTTTTCCTCCGCCGACCTGCGCCCGCTGCTGGAAGTGGAGTCGCAGGTGTGGGCGCGGCTGCTGTGCTGGGACTATCGCGGCTCCGCCGAGATGATCCTGCGCTACGTGGACGCCAAGATCCTGCCCGGCTACGCCGCGGTGGAGAACGGCCACATCAAGGGCTACGCCTTCTTCGTCTACGAGGGCAGCAAAGGCGTGATCGGGGACCTGTTCGTGGGCAACGGGCGCCGCGGCAATGGCGGCAACGGCCACAACGGAGGCAAGGGCCAGAACGGGCACGCGGAGCTGGAGCACCAGTTGCTCACCCACGTGATCGCCACCCTGCAGCAATCCCCCGGCATCCACCGCATCGAGGCGCAGTTGCTGGTGCATCCCGCGGGCCAGGTCTCGCGGCCCTTCCTCGATGAAGGCTTCCGCCGCTACGCGCGGCTGTTCATGGTGCTGCCGCTGGGCGGGCCGGAGGGCTTCGGCGCGGGGCCCGCTCCCGAGGAGATCGAGATCCGGCCTTGGTCGGAGGAGAGCTTCCAGGCGGCGGCGACGGTCATCACCGCCGCCTACTACGGGCACGTGGACGGCGAGATCAACGACCAGTACCGCAGCGTGAGCGGCTCGCTGCGCTTCCTCAACAACATCGTGCGCTTTCCGGGGTGCGGCGTCTTCGACCCCGAGGCCTCGTTCGTGGCCCGCCACCGGCCCTCGCGCACCCTGGTGGGGCTGATCCTGTGCTCGCGAGTGAAGGACGACGTGGGCCACGTCACCCAGGTGTGCGTGCTCCCCGAGTATCGCGGCCAGGGACTGGGGCAGCATCTGATCGCCGCCTCCGCCCAGGACCTGCGCCGGCGCAAGTTCGACTCTCTCTCCCTCACCGTCACCGAGGCCAACGGGCGCGCCGTCGCGCTCTACCAAAGGCTGGGATTCGAGGTGAAGCGGATCTTTGATGCGTTTGTGTGGGAAGGATAA